The region CCGCCGGTCCTGCGCACACGGTGTGTGCGGCTCGGACGCGATGCGGATCAACGGGGTCAACCGGCTGGCCTGCAAGGTGCTGATGAAGGACCTGTTCGCCAAGAGCGGTGAGACCACCCTCAGCGTCGAGCCGATCAAGGGCCTGCCGGTCGAGAAGGACCTGCTGGTCGACATGGAGCCGTTCTTCGAGGCCTACCGGGCGGTCAAGCCGTACCTGATCACCTCGGGCAACGAGCCGACCCGCGAGCGGCTGCAGTCGGTCGCCGACCGCGCGCGCTTCGACGACACCACCAAGTGCATCCTGTGCGCGGCGTGCACCACGTCGTGCCCGGTGTACTGGTCGGAGGGCTCCTACTTCGGCCCGGCGGCGATCGTCAACGCGCACCGGTTCATCTTCGACAGCCGGGACGAGGCCGCCGAGGAGCGCCTGGACATCCTCAACGACGTCGACGGCGTCTGGCGCTGCCGCACGACCTTCAACTGCACGGACGCCTGCCCGCGTGGCATCCAGGTCACCAAGGCGATCCAGGAGGTCAAGCGGGCCCTGATGTTCCGCCGCTGACGGCCTGCGACACCCGACCGGCGCCCGCCCCACCACAGGGGCGGGCGCCGCTTGGCATTCGGGGACAGAGTTCGAAGACAGGCCCTCAGCGTCGTGACGCTCGGTAACCACGCCACCCCAGCACACCGATAACCGTTCCCAGGACGATCGAGACGACGGCGATCACGACGTGGACGACGAGGTACGAAGTGGGCGAACCGGCCGCCCAGGAACGCTCGCTGGTCCAGATGTTGCGGATGAAGTTGGGCCACAGCAGGTACGTCCAGACCCCGAAGGCCAGCAGGAACAGCGACCAACCACGCGAAAGTGTCACCTCGCCAGTATCGGCGCACGCCTGCGGGCATCACTCCACCGGGGCGTAGCCGACTCCGTCCGACCGCCGCTACGCACCGATATTGGTTAGCCTTCAACGTGTGCCAGTGAGAGCCCGCTCGGCCAGTCCACCCCGCACGAATCCGACCTCGGCGCTGCGTCTCGCGGCTACCGCGGTCGTGCTCGCTGCGACCGCACTCGGCCCGACTCCCGCGCTGGCGGCTCCGCAACCTCCGCCGCCCCCACCGCCGTGCTCCAACGAGACGGCTCCGCCGCCCCCCGTCGACACCTCCGAGGTGCCGCCACCGGGTGTCGCCTCGCCGGAACCGTTGCCGGTGCCGGAGAAGCCCGTCGGCGGCGACCGGCTCGGCGAGTGCGCGGGCCCGGTGCTGCCCGAGGGAGCCCCGGCACCGCCGCCCGAGGTGAGCGCGGCATCGTGGATCCTCGCCGACGTCACCAGCGGTGAGGTGCTCGCGGCACGCGACTCGCACGCGCGGCACCGGCCCGCGTCGGCGATCAAGGTCCTGACCGCGCTGGTGGCCATCCGCGACCTGAACATGTCGGACACGCTGGTGGCGACCCAGGCCGACGCCGACCAGGAGGGCAGCCGCGTCGGGCTGCACCCCGGCGTCACCTACACCGTCGAGCAGGTGGTGACCGGACTGCTGATGCAGTCGGGCAACGACGCCGCGCACGCGCTGGCGATGAAGCTCGGCGGCCCCGAGGTGATGACGGCCCGGATGAACGAGCTGGCCCACCACCTCGGCGCGCTCGACACCCGCGCGGCGACGCCGTCCGGGCTGGACGGGCCGGGCATGAGCAGCTCGGCCTACGACCTGGCCCTGGTCTTCCGCGCCGCCATGCAGCGCCCGGAGTTCGCGCGGGCGATCAACACCCAGCACACCGTGCTGCCCGGCCCGCCGGGGCAGCCGCTGGAGGTGTGGAGCGACAACGCCGTCCTGCTCAACTACGCCGGCGCTCTGGGCGGCAAGACCGGCTTCACCGACGACGCCAGGCACACCTTCATCGCCGCCGCCGAGCGCGACGGGCGCCGAATCGTCGCGGTGCTGCTGCGCGGCGAGAACCAGCCTCTCCGGCTGTCGTCGCAGACCATGCGGCTGCTCGACTACGGCTTCACGCTGCGCGGCCGGGTCGGCGAGCTCGTGGCGGAGGGCGCTCTGGAGCCGACGACCGAGACCGCGCCGGTCGTCCCGGTGCAGAACGTCGAGCCGCCGCACCGCGACCCGGCGTTCGGCACGGTCGGGGGCCCGCTGACGCTGGCGGCCGCCGCGGCCGTGGCCTTGCTCGGCGTGGTGGGTGTGCGGCAGCGCCGGGCACGGCGGGCCGCCGCCGCGCGGCGCGAAAGCGCGAAGGTCCCGGCCGACCACCCGTAACCCTCCCTTCCCCTCGCACTGCTGGATTTCGGCGGTGCGCGGTGGTTCAATTTGTTAACGACTCCGTATCGTAAACAAATTGGGGGTTGCGATGACCGAGGTGCTGATCACCGGGGCCGGCCCGGCCGGTCTGGCGCTCGCGTGCGCGCTGCGGCAGCACGACGTGGCGGTGCGGGTGGTGGACAAGG is a window of Saccharopolyspora erythraea NRRL 2338 DNA encoding:
- a CDS encoding succinate dehydrogenase iron-sulfur subunit, giving the protein MTATTSKHDTTDLPEDAPPIPEGATMVTVRIQRFNPEVDEDLHWESYRVPALPTDRVLNLLHYIKWYIDGSLTFRRSCAHGVCGSDAMRINGVNRLACKVLMKDLFAKSGETTLSVEPIKGLPVEKDLLVDMEPFFEAYRAVKPYLITSGNEPTRERLQSVADRARFDDTTKCILCAACTTSCPVYWSEGSYFGPAAIVNAHRFIFDSRDEAAEERLDILNDVDGVWRCRTTFNCTDACPRGIQVTKAIQEVKRALMFRR
- a CDS encoding SCO4848 family membrane protein, translated to MTLSRGWSLFLLAFGVWTYLLWPNFIRNIWTSERSWAAGSPTSYLVVHVVIAVVSIVLGTVIGVLGWRGYRASRR
- a CDS encoding D-alanyl-D-alanine carboxypeptidase family protein, producing MPVRARSASPPRTNPTSALRLAATAVVLAATALGPTPALAAPQPPPPPPPCSNETAPPPPVDTSEVPPPGVASPEPLPVPEKPVGGDRLGECAGPVLPEGAPAPPPEVSAASWILADVTSGEVLAARDSHARHRPASAIKVLTALVAIRDLNMSDTLVATQADADQEGSRVGLHPGVTYTVEQVVTGLLMQSGNDAAHALAMKLGGPEVMTARMNELAHHLGALDTRAATPSGLDGPGMSSSAYDLALVFRAAMQRPEFARAINTQHTVLPGPPGQPLEVWSDNAVLLNYAGALGGKTGFTDDARHTFIAAAERDGRRIVAVLLRGENQPLRLSSQTMRLLDYGFTLRGRVGELVAEGALEPTTETAPVVPVQNVEPPHRDPAFGTVGGPLTLAAAAAVALLGVVGVRQRRARRAAAARRESAKVPADHP